Proteins encoded within one genomic window of Pongo pygmaeus isolate AG05252 chromosome 6, NHGRI_mPonPyg2-v2.0_pri, whole genome shotgun sequence:
- the FAM200A gene encoding protein FAM200A, translated as MTPESRDTTDLSPGGTQETEGTVIVKVEEEDEEDHFQKQRNKVESLPQVLSRSTTMNERALLSSYLVAYRVAKEKMAHTAAEKIILPACMDMVRTIFDDKSADKLRTIPLSDNTISRRICTIAKHLEAMLITRLQSGIDFAIQLDESTDIASCPTLLVYVRYVWQDDFVEDLLCCLNLNSHITGLDLFTELENCLVGKYKLNWKHCKGISSDGTANMTGKHSRLTEKLLEATHNNALWNHCFIHREALVSKEISPSLMDVLKNAVKIVNFIKGSSLNSRLLEIFCSEIGVNHTHLLFHTEVRWLSQGKVLSRVYELRNEIYIFLIEKQSHLANIFEDDIWVTKLAYLSDIFGILNELSLKMQGKNNDIFQYLEHILGFQKTLLLWQARLKSNRPSYYMFPTLLQHIEENIINEDCLKEIKLEILLHLTSLSQTFNYYFPEERFESLKENIWMKDPFAFQNPESIIELNLEPEEENELLQLSSSFTLKNYYKTLSLSAFWIKIKDDFPLLSRKSILLLLPFTTTYLCELGFSILTRLKTKKRNRLNSAPDMRVALSSCVPDWKELMNRQAHPSH; from the coding sequence ATGACTCCTGAATCAAGGGATACTACAGATTTGTCTCCAGGGGGTACCCAGGAGACGGAAGGCACCGTGATAGtgaaggtggaggaggaagatgaagaagaccattttcaaaagcaaagaaacaaagtaGAGTCATTGCCACAAGTTCTCAGTCGCTCTACAACTATGAATGAGAGAGCCTTATTATCATCGTATTTAGTTGCATATAGAGTGGCAAAAGAGAAAATGGCTCATACAGCGGCTGAAAAAATTATCCTTCCAGCATGTATGGACATGGTACGGACAATTTTTGATGACAAATCAGCTGATAAACTAAGAACTATACCTCTTAGTGATAATACAATATCTCGTCGAATCTGTACGATTGCAAAACATTTGGAAGCAATGCTTATTACACGGCTGCAGTCCGGTATAGACTTTGCAATCCAACTTGATGAGAGCACTGATATTGCAAGTTGTCCCACACTCTTGGTTTATGTCAGATATGTGTGGCAAGATGATTTTGTAGAGGATCTCTTATGTTGTTTAAACTTAAATTCACATATAACTGGATTAGATTTATTTACTGAATTAGAAAACTGCCTTGTTGGTAAGTATAAATTAAACTGGAAACATTGTAAAGGAATTTCAAGTGATGGAACAGCAAATATGACCGGAAAACACAGCAGACTTACTGAAAAATTGTTAGAAGCAACCCACAACAATGCtctttggaatcactgttttattCATCGAGAAGCTTTGGTATCCAAAGAAATTTCACCAAGTCTAATGGATGTATTGAAAAATGCAGtgaaaattgttaattttattaaaggAAGCTCACTGAATAGCCGACTTCTCGAAATATTTTGTTCAGAGATTGGAGTGAACCACACCCACTTATTGTTTCATACAGAAGTTCGTTGGCTTTCTCAAGGAAAAGTATTAAGCAGAGTATATGAACTCAGGAACgagatttacatttttctcattgaAAAGCAATctcatttggcaaatatttttgaaGACGACATTTGGGTAACAAAATTGGCATATTTAAGTGATATTTTTGGCATTCTTAATGAATTAAGCCTGAAAATGCAGGGGAAAAACAATGATATATTTCAGTATCTTGAACATATTCTAGGATTCCAAAAGACATTATTATTGTGGCAAGCAAGACTTAAAAGTAACCGCCCTAGCTACTATATGTTTCCAACATTATTGCAACACATCGAAGAGAACATTATTAATGAAGACtgcttaaaagaaataaaattagagatattGTTGCATCTCACTTCTTTGTCTCAAACTTTTAATTATTACTTTCCAGAAGAGAGATTTGAatcattaaaggaaaatatttggaTGAAAGATCCATTTGCTTTTCAAAACCCAGAATCAATAATTGAGTTAAACTTGGAGCCTGAAGAAGAGAATGAATTATTGCAGCTCAGTTCATCATTCACACTAAAGAATTATTATAAGACATTAAGTTTATCAGCATTTTGGATTAAGATTAAAGATGACTTTCCACTGCTAAGTAGGAAGAGTATATTGCTGTTACTACCATTCACAACTACTTATTTGTGTGAACTAGGATTTTCAATCTTGACACgattaaaaacaaagaagagaaatagGCTCAATAGTGCACCAGATATGCGGGTAGCATTATCTTCATGTGTTCCTGACTGGAAGGAACTTATGAACAGACAAGCACACCCatcacattaa